Proteins encoded together in one Quercus lobata isolate SW786 chromosome 3, ValleyOak3.0 Primary Assembly, whole genome shotgun sequence window:
- the LOC115981770 gene encoding F-box protein CPR1-like, with translation MFTTNEVLPEDLIIQILLWLPVVSLLRFKYVCKSWCALINGQNFINKHLLHNQTTSNKNRNAGFLLIQRQKSSNDRVFSKLQYESLEILSTQAVPSPYFGIPKHIQINIVSSINGLVCLNLNTANPDIVLWNPATNETKVLPKSGISYPQGRTLTRDVGFGFDFKTNDYKVVKLLEIFDPDSEYRIDDINYFYAAEVYCLSTGSWRKVSTSAPGYFMDSGCYKTYTKGMFSWSASIRDDLDFFPGILSFDMSNEVFLTTTLPDGDLEDPNGTWRIFFVLNELVSLVTFGKDRERLENCFYIWSLLEYGVKESWIKLFTIGPLMGIEKPLGFWKNESLFLRNNEGQLLLYDPSAQKITNLQVDGRPMQMITYVESLISLKGGNDLEEQGNS, from the coding sequence ATGTTTACAACTAACGAAGTACTGCCTGAAgacttaattatacaaattttgcTATGGTTGCCGGTGGTGTCTTTATTGCGATTCAAGTATGTCTGTAAATCATGGTGTGCTCTCATTAATGGCCAAAACTTCATCAATAAGCACCTTCTCCACAACCAGACCACCTCTAACAAGAACAGGAACGCCGGTTTCCTCCTTATCCAACGCCAAAAATCTTCCAATGATCGTGTTTTCTCCAAGCTTCAATATGAATCTCTTGAAATATTGTCAACACAAGCTGTTCCTTCACCGTATTTTGGTATTCCTAAGCATATACAAATTAACATAGTGAGCTCAATTAATGGTCTCGTTTGTCTGAATCTTAACACTGCAAACCCAGATATTGTTCTATGGAATCCAGcaacaaatgaaacaaaagtTCTTCCCAAGTCCGGTATATCCTACCCCCAGGGTAGAACCTTAACTAGAGATGTTGGGTTTGGTTTCGACTTCAAAACTAATGACTACAAGGTGGTCAAACTGTTAGAAATCTTTGACCCAGATTCTGAATATCGTATCgatgatataaattatttttatgcagCTGAGGTATATTGCTTAAGTACTGGTTCATGGAGAAAAGTTAGTACTTCTGCGCCCGGTTATTTTATGGACTCTGGTTGTTATAAGACATACACGAAAGGGATGTTTTCTTGGAGTGCAAGTATTCGTGATgatcttgatttctttcctGGCATTTTATCATTTGATATGAGCAATGAGGTATTCCTAACAACAACATTACCAGATGGCGATTTGGAGGATCCCAATGGTACttggagaattttttttgtgcttaatGAATTGGTTTCTCTAGTTACTTTTGGTAAAGATAGAGAACGATTGGagaattgtttttatatttggtcACTGCTTGAATATGGTGTTAAGGAGTCTTGGATTAAGCTATTCACTATTGGACCTCTTATGGGAATTGAAAAGCCACTAGGATTTTGGAAGAATGAAAGcttgtttttgagaaataatGAGGGGCAATTGCTCTTGTATGATCCTTCGGCCCAAAAAATTACTAATCTTCAAGTTGATGGACGACCGATGCAGATGATTACTTATGTTGAGAGCCTAATTTCTCTTAAAGGAGGAAATGATCTTGAGGAACAAGGCAATTCATAA